Proteins from one Actinopolymorpha sp. NPDC004070 genomic window:
- a CDS encoding DegT/DnrJ/EryC1/StrS family aminotransferase — protein sequence MASTLALRGGTPVRTQPFPAWPRADRQVGAELLDVLDSGRWGSTHGDRVAAFERDFAAYQQAAHCVCVSNGTLALVAALRAAGVGIGDEVVVPPYTFIASAAAVVLVGAVPVFADVDPATHLLDPAAAAAAITPRTRAVMPVHIAGRPCDLDAFAALGREHGVAIVEDAAQAHGAEWRGRRVGALGDLGTFSFQTSKNISAGEGGAVVTNDDRLAEHLYALANVGRVRGGGWYQHEHLGYNLRLTEFQAAILAGQLRDHPATQATRDVNSRLLGSLLGEVEGVWVPADDPNVTAHGRHLFLMRLPELGAAGRRDAFVQALAAEGIPCSGGYVGLHRNNALREEIAALTKRLDQPYAEPRVPGADQVAADTVWLPQHALLGTEGDVLDIAAAVRKVLSQAHTL from the coding sequence ATGGCCAGCACGCTCGCCCTCCGGGGCGGCACTCCCGTCCGCACCCAGCCCTTCCCCGCCTGGCCGCGAGCCGACCGGCAGGTGGGCGCCGAACTGCTCGACGTCCTGGACTCGGGCAGGTGGGGCAGCACGCACGGCGACCGGGTGGCCGCGTTCGAACGCGACTTCGCGGCGTACCAGCAGGCGGCGCACTGCGTCTGCGTGAGCAACGGAACCCTCGCCCTGGTCGCCGCGCTGCGTGCGGCCGGGGTGGGGATCGGCGACGAAGTGGTCGTTCCGCCGTACACCTTCATCGCCAGCGCGGCGGCGGTGGTCCTCGTCGGTGCGGTTCCGGTGTTCGCCGACGTCGACCCGGCCACCCACCTGCTCGACCCGGCAGCGGCGGCGGCCGCGATCACCCCGCGCACCCGGGCGGTGATGCCGGTGCACATCGCCGGCCGGCCGTGTGACCTGGACGCGTTCGCGGCACTCGGGCGCGAGCACGGGGTGGCGATCGTCGAGGACGCCGCCCAGGCCCACGGCGCGGAGTGGCGGGGCCGTCGCGTCGGCGCGCTCGGGGACCTCGGGACGTTCAGCTTCCAGACGTCGAAGAACATCAGCGCCGGCGAGGGTGGCGCGGTGGTCACCAACGACGACCGGCTGGCCGAGCACCTGTACGCGCTCGCCAACGTCGGCCGGGTACGCGGCGGCGGGTGGTACCAGCACGAGCACCTGGGCTACAACCTGCGGCTGACGGAGTTCCAGGCGGCGATCCTTGCAGGACAGCTGCGCGACCACCCGGCGACCCAGGCGACCCGGGACGTCAACTCCCGGTTGCTCGGGTCGTTGCTGGGCGAGGTGGAGGGCGTGTGGGTGCCGGCCGACGACCCGAACGTCACCGCCCACGGCCGGCATCTGTTCCTGATGCGCCTGCCCGAGCTGGGTGCGGCCGGGAGGCGGGACGCGTTCGTGCAGGCGCTGGCCGCCGAGGGCATCCCCTGCTCCGGCGGTTACGTCGGACTGCACCGCAACAACGCCCTGCGGGAGGAGATCGCGGCGCTCACCAAGCGACTGGACCAGCCGTACGCCGAGCCGCGGGTCCCGGGCGCCGATCAGGTCGCCGCCGACACCGTGTGGCTGCCGCAGCACGCACTGCTCGGAACCGAGGGCGACGTACTCGACATCGCCGCGGCGGTTCGCAAGGTGCTGAGCCAGGCGCACACGCTCTGA
- a CDS encoding heparinase II/III family protein — MTSSGPADSTAYGTATGPARGPRRRDVLRLAAFGAVGAAGVLSPLARPARADAATSAAARTQATASSVLTASTLTPSTKSGSTYYTPEKVAAVRRNIAAYDWGARLRDSTVAAAKPYLDKGDEWLWSLVTTQRLPRSYAVNQALGSPVTGKDIFRFGNYPFTADPMNRPWKIVDPSCDYVFPTNDFGAYYASGLDEHGEFDPARADRSLLVNELYPEKGPTWGVDDGFGWVDGNGDKWTFVAYYHHWHLWYAAVETARGVIQNALRTLRDAYIYTGETRYAHAGLILLDRIADVYPAMDAAAYKRADGYLQSDGLSGQGKILGCIWEVPLAKDFVTAYDAFFPAIATADDADVLGFLSAKAQKYSLPAKDSVAAVKQNLEDGLVRQVYPAVKASQIAGNFGTHQATLATAAVILDSDTETKEQIDFVFKTGGRVSDPKLHITGGNLSATLVDDVDRDGMGDEGAPHYDFIWPVAIAGVVDALEGYPKYAAADLWKHPKYLRMVRAAPMVTMLNRYTPSIGDTGTTGGPELYGSATVYTGQFERTGWLELAQSAYLLNGNKVDGLYGSIWSADVEGTRDRVAALIKEHGPLNLGSENHTGFGFAALRVGQGATRRELWTSYGRTTGHGHADALNLGLFGFGVDLLPDLGYPEFADSNARRVEWTSNTVAHNTVVVDATRQAVEWVGLPYGFAAGERVRVFDIAAPKAYPKTSLYRRVTALVDIDGDNSYAVDVFRVMGGSQHHFSFHAAEGPVTTTGLTLTDQPTGSYAGPNVEPPADNAKPRATASGFDWLSHVSRDADPDPAYSVDWAVKDTWNVLDPDPDLHVRLTMLGDVDEVALCDGVPPRNKPGNPAKLRYLLARRTGTDLASQFVSVVEPYVGDRLVKSVESVRVEATDGTIAPHEATAVKVTLTNGRIDYVVSSLRTDVVLRVDGRFVFRGSFGVYSLSGGRPMYAFGHDASMVAAVNQVRGPAALTGTVTGFTRDLSTVNSLTLRLAGAAPAPESVAGSYVYVDNDGVRNAVYRILGATRPDTRTLVLDIGDVTTIRGYADPEDFDKGYVYDVAEGAAARIPLTREWTA; from the coding sequence ATGACCAGTTCCGGCCCCGCCGACAGCACCGCGTACGGCACCGCCACCGGCCCTGCTCGCGGCCCACGCCGGCGGGACGTCCTTCGCCTCGCCGCCTTCGGGGCGGTCGGTGCCGCAGGCGTACTCTCACCTCTCGCCAGGCCGGCCCGCGCCGACGCCGCCACCTCCGCGGCAGCGCGCACCCAGGCGACGGCCTCCTCGGTCCTGACCGCTTCCACGCTGACGCCCTCGACGAAGTCCGGCTCGACGTACTACACCCCGGAGAAGGTGGCCGCGGTCCGGCGCAACATCGCCGCCTACGACTGGGGCGCGCGGCTGCGCGACAGCACCGTGGCGGCCGCGAAGCCATACCTCGACAAGGGTGACGAGTGGCTGTGGAGCCTGGTCACCACCCAGCGGCTTCCCCGCAGCTACGCCGTCAACCAGGCGCTCGGCTCCCCCGTCACCGGCAAGGACATCTTCCGGTTCGGCAACTACCCCTTCACCGCCGACCCGATGAACCGCCCGTGGAAGATCGTGGACCCCTCCTGCGACTACGTCTTTCCCACCAACGACTTCGGCGCCTACTACGCCAGCGGCCTGGACGAGCACGGCGAGTTCGATCCCGCCCGCGCGGACCGCTCCCTGCTGGTCAACGAGCTCTACCCCGAGAAGGGCCCGACGTGGGGTGTCGACGACGGGTTCGGCTGGGTCGACGGCAACGGCGACAAGTGGACGTTCGTCGCCTACTACCACCACTGGCACCTGTGGTACGCCGCGGTGGAGACCGCCAGAGGTGTCATCCAGAACGCGCTACGGACCCTGCGGGACGCCTACATCTACACCGGTGAGACGAGGTACGCCCACGCCGGCCTGATCCTGCTGGACCGGATCGCCGACGTCTATCCCGCGATGGACGCGGCGGCCTACAAGCGCGCGGACGGCTACCTGCAGTCCGACGGCCTGTCCGGGCAGGGAAAGATCCTCGGCTGCATCTGGGAGGTGCCCCTCGCCAAGGACTTCGTGACCGCCTACGACGCGTTCTTCCCGGCGATCGCGACCGCCGACGACGCCGACGTGCTGGGGTTCCTGTCCGCCAAGGCGCAGAAGTACTCCCTTCCGGCAAAGGACTCCGTGGCCGCGGTCAAGCAGAACCTCGAGGACGGCCTCGTCCGCCAGGTCTACCCGGCGGTGAAGGCCAGCCAGATCGCCGGCAACTTCGGCACCCACCAGGCCACCCTGGCCACCGCGGCGGTGATCCTCGACTCCGACACCGAGACCAAGGAGCAGATCGACTTCGTCTTCAAGACCGGCGGCCGGGTCAGCGACCCCAAGCTGCACATCACCGGTGGAAACCTGAGCGCCACGCTCGTCGACGACGTGGACCGCGACGGCATGGGTGACGAGGGCGCGCCGCACTACGACTTCATCTGGCCGGTGGCGATCGCCGGTGTGGTGGACGCGCTCGAGGGCTACCCGAAGTACGCCGCTGCCGACCTGTGGAAGCACCCGAAGTACCTCCGCATGGTCAGGGCCGCGCCGATGGTGACGATGCTCAACCGCTACACGCCGAGCATCGGTGACACCGGCACGACCGGCGGGCCGGAGCTGTACGGCAGCGCGACGGTCTACACCGGGCAGTTCGAGCGGACCGGCTGGCTGGAGCTCGCGCAGTCGGCGTACCTCCTCAACGGCAACAAGGTCGACGGGCTGTACGGCAGCATCTGGTCCGCCGACGTGGAGGGGACCCGGGACAGGGTCGCCGCGCTGATCAAGGAGCACGGCCCGCTGAACCTCGGCTCGGAGAACCACACCGGCTTCGGGTTCGCGGCGTTGCGGGTCGGGCAGGGCGCCACCCGCCGGGAGCTGTGGACGTCGTACGGCCGTACCACCGGGCACGGGCACGCCGACGCGCTCAACCTCGGGCTGTTCGGCTTCGGTGTCGACCTGCTGCCCGACCTCGGCTACCCGGAGTTCGCCGACAGCAACGCCCGCCGGGTGGAGTGGACGTCCAACACGGTCGCGCACAACACCGTGGTGGTCGACGCGACCCGGCAGGCGGTGGAGTGGGTCGGCCTGCCGTACGGGTTCGCCGCGGGCGAGCGGGTGCGGGTGTTCGACATCGCCGCACCGAAGGCCTACCCCAAGACCAGCCTCTACCGCCGGGTGACCGCGCTGGTCGACATCGACGGCGACAACTCCTACGCCGTGGACGTCTTCCGGGTGATGGGCGGCAGCCAGCACCACTTCTCCTTCCACGCCGCCGAGGGCCCGGTCACCACCACCGGTCTCACACTCACCGACCAGCCGACCGGAAGCTACGCCGGTCCGAACGTCGAGCCGCCGGCCGACAACGCCAAGCCGCGCGCGACCGCGAGCGGTTTCGACTGGCTGTCCCACGTGTCCCGCGACGCCGACCCCGATCCCGCGTACAGCGTGGACTGGGCGGTGAAGGACACCTGGAACGTGCTGGATCCCGACCCGGACCTGCACGTGCGGCTCACCATGCTGGGCGACGTCGACGAGGTGGCGCTGTGCGACGGCGTCCCGCCGCGCAACAAGCCCGGCAACCCTGCGAAGCTGCGCTACCTCCTCGCCAGGCGGACCGGCACCGACCTCGCCAGCCAGTTCGTGTCGGTGGTCGAGCCGTACGTCGGCGACCGCCTGGTGAAGTCGGTGGAGTCGGTACGCGTGGAGGCCACCGACGGCACCATCGCGCCGCACGAGGCAACCGCCGTCAAGGTGACCTTGACAAATGGCCGGATCGACTACGTGGTGAGCTCCTTGCGCACCGACGTGGTGCTCCGGGTGGACGGGCGCTTCGTCTTCCGCGGCTCGTTCGGGGTCTACTCGCTGTCGGGCGGACGCCCGATGTACGCGTTCGGCCACGACGCCTCGATGGTGGCCGCGGTCAACCAGGTGCGCGGACCGGCCGCGCTCACCGGCACGGTCACCGGGTTCACCCGCGACCTCAGCACCGTCAACTCCCTCACCCTCCGGCTCGCCGGCGCCGCCCCCGCACCGGAGTCGGTCGCGGGCAGCTACGTGTACGTCGACAACGACGGCGTACGCAACGCGGTCTACCGGATCCTGGGCGCCACCCGCCCGGACACCCGCACCCTCGTCCTGGACATCGGTGACGTCACCACGATCCGTGGGTACGCCGACCCGGAGGACTTCGACAAGGGGTACGTCTACGACGTGGCCGAGGGCGCGGCCGCCCGCATCCCGCTCACCCGGGAGTGGACGGCATGA
- a CDS encoding DegT/DnrJ/EryC1/StrS family aminotransferase, translating to MSRPGEEPLAIDGGTPVRTAAFPSVGNAAGRTLGAEEIEAVTRVVASGRLNSTVGDETRQLEREFADYYGLPHAVASSSGTAALHLAVAAVDPEPGDEVITTSITDAGTVLPILMQNAVPVFADVDPRTGNLDVESVRSRITSCTRAIIAVHLFGAPAPVVELRALADEHGLILVEDCAQAYLTRCSDGRLAGTVGQIGCFSLQQSKHITAGDGGLCISGDDDLARRMRLFADKGWPRDTDERTHLFLSTNYRMTELQAAVARAQLPKLAGVVADRRAGAQRLSTALSGLAGLATPPDEGGVSYWQYPLVVDPGQAGGTCHDYGKALAAEGIPANGGYLTRPVYRTPVLTERRTYGRSGFPLHSPPARVEPTYDVGLCPQAELLIGERLLVVSWNERYTDADVDDIARAVRKVHRAFTAG from the coding sequence ATGAGCCGGCCGGGCGAGGAGCCCCTCGCGATCGACGGCGGCACCCCGGTACGCACGGCTGCGTTCCCGAGCGTCGGCAACGCGGCCGGCCGCACCCTCGGCGCGGAGGAGATCGAGGCGGTCACCCGCGTGGTCGCCTCCGGCCGGCTGAACAGCACGGTCGGCGACGAGACCCGGCAGCTGGAACGCGAGTTCGCCGACTACTACGGGCTCCCGCACGCGGTCGCGTCGAGTTCGGGCACCGCCGCCCTTCACCTCGCGGTGGCCGCGGTCGACCCCGAGCCCGGCGACGAGGTCATCACCACGTCGATCACCGACGCGGGCACCGTGCTGCCGATCCTGATGCAGAACGCCGTTCCGGTCTTCGCCGACGTGGATCCGCGCACCGGCAACCTGGACGTGGAGTCGGTGCGTTCGCGGATCACCTCCTGCACCCGGGCGATCATCGCGGTGCACCTGTTCGGCGCGCCGGCCCCGGTGGTGGAGCTACGGGCGCTGGCCGACGAGCACGGCCTGATCCTGGTCGAGGACTGCGCCCAGGCGTACCTCACCCGCTGCTCCGACGGGCGGCTGGCCGGCACCGTCGGCCAGATCGGCTGCTTCAGCCTGCAGCAGTCCAAGCACATCACCGCGGGCGACGGCGGTCTGTGCATCTCCGGCGACGACGACCTGGCCCGGCGGATGCGGTTGTTCGCCGACAAGGGCTGGCCGCGCGACACCGACGAGCGCACGCACCTGTTCCTGTCCACGAACTACCGCATGACGGAGCTGCAGGCGGCGGTTGCCCGCGCCCAGTTGCCCAAGCTGGCCGGCGTGGTGGCCGACCGGAGGGCCGGTGCGCAACGGCTGAGCACCGCGCTGTCCGGCCTGGCCGGGCTGGCAACTCCGCCGGACGAGGGCGGCGTGAGCTACTGGCAGTACCCCCTCGTCGTCGACCCCGGCCAGGCCGGCGGCACCTGCCACGACTACGGCAAGGCGCTGGCCGCCGAGGGCATCCCCGCCAACGGCGGCTACCTGACCCGGCCGGTCTACCGCACGCCGGTGCTCACCGAACGCCGCACCTACGGCCGGTCCGGCTTTCCGCTGCACTCTCCGCCTGCGCGGGTGGAGCCGACGTACGACGTCGGGTTGTGCCCGCAGGCCGAACTCCTGATCGGCGAGCGGCTGCTGGTGGTGTCCTGGAACGAGCGCTACACCGACGCCGACGTGGACGACATCGCCCGCGCGGTCCGCAAGGTGCACCGCGCGTTCACGGCCGGGTAG
- a CDS encoding multicopper oxidase family protein yields MSTPLSRRGFLGLVGAAGAAGVAGPFGLAGCGRDTTGQTAQLLTTLAPRPRPYAVPLPVPTVKKPLRSDATTDYYEIVQRVADAEILPGLRTPILGYDGTFPGPTLVSRSGRRTVVRHRNTLPVPTVVHLHGGHTPPDHDGYPVDLLLPVGGWNPGAGHGSGGHRTGSMAGSTASSMAGDVRRGERDYAYPFHQRAATLWYHDHRMDFTGAQVYRGLAGFHLVHDDEEQALPLPRGERDVPLMICDRAFEESGAFRYPALDRELRSTPGVTSAYMEGVLGDVILVNGAAWPVMEVAAARYRFRILNASNARRYRLALDPVPGEGAPFVQIGGDGGLLERPVDQDTILAAPAERFDVVVDFSAYKPGTVVTMLNQLGSGPTARVMRFQVTHQVKDDSAIPARLTRIDRLDPAKAVRTRVWRFAKGDVHGERGWTINGRPFDPRRMDARPRLGDIEIWRFQADLHHPVHIHLDPFQVVRRGNRGPGRFDGGWKDTVDLRPTEYVDVAVRFTDYRGPYLLHCHNLEHEDMAMMAAFATT; encoded by the coding sequence ATGAGTACGCCGCTGTCAAGGCGAGGTTTCCTCGGACTGGTCGGCGCGGCCGGAGCCGCCGGGGTCGCCGGGCCGTTCGGCCTGGCCGGCTGTGGCCGGGACACCACCGGGCAGACGGCCCAGCTGCTCACCACCCTCGCTCCGAGACCACGGCCCTACGCCGTACCGTTGCCGGTGCCCACTGTCAAGAAGCCCTTGCGCAGCGACGCGACCACCGACTACTACGAGATCGTCCAGCGGGTCGCCGACGCGGAGATCCTGCCCGGTCTGCGCACACCGATCCTCGGGTACGACGGCACGTTCCCCGGGCCGACGCTGGTGAGCCGCAGCGGCCGGCGGACCGTCGTACGTCACCGCAACACCCTCCCCGTGCCGACCGTGGTGCACCTGCACGGCGGGCACACACCGCCCGACCACGACGGCTATCCCGTCGACCTGCTGCTGCCGGTCGGCGGCTGGAACCCGGGCGCCGGGCACGGCTCCGGTGGCCACCGGACCGGCTCGATGGCCGGCTCGACGGCGAGCTCCATGGCCGGCGACGTCCGCAGAGGCGAGCGCGACTACGCGTATCCGTTCCACCAGCGCGCGGCGACGTTGTGGTACCACGACCACCGGATGGACTTCACCGGCGCGCAGGTCTACCGCGGCCTGGCCGGCTTCCACCTGGTGCACGACGACGAGGAGCAGGCCCTCCCGCTGCCGAGGGGTGAGCGGGACGTGCCGCTGATGATCTGCGACCGGGCGTTCGAGGAGAGCGGCGCGTTCCGCTATCCCGCGCTGGACCGCGAGCTGCGGTCCACGCCCGGTGTCACCTCCGCCTACATGGAGGGTGTTCTGGGCGACGTCATCCTGGTCAACGGCGCGGCGTGGCCGGTGATGGAGGTGGCCGCCGCGCGCTACCGCTTCCGGATCCTGAACGCCTCCAACGCCCGCCGCTACCGGCTCGCGCTCGACCCGGTGCCCGGTGAGGGCGCGCCGTTCGTCCAGATCGGCGGGGACGGCGGCCTGCTGGAACGCCCGGTGGACCAGGACACCATCCTCGCCGCGCCGGCCGAACGCTTCGACGTGGTGGTGGACTTCTCGGCGTACAAGCCCGGAACGGTGGTGACGATGCTCAACCAGCTGGGCAGCGGACCGACCGCGCGGGTGATGCGCTTCCAGGTGACCCACCAGGTGAAGGACGACAGTGCGATCCCGGCCAGGCTCACCCGGATCGACAGGCTCGACCCCGCCAAGGCGGTGCGCACCCGGGTGTGGCGGTTCGCGAAGGGAGACGTGCACGGCGAGAGGGGCTGGACCATCAACGGCCGGCCGTTCGACCCCCGCCGGATGGACGCCCGGCCCCGGCTCGGCGACATCGAGATCTGGCGGTTCCAGGCCGACCTGCACCATCCGGTGCACATCCACCTCGACCCGTTCCAGGTGGTCCGCCGGGGCAACCGCGGTCCCGGGCGCTTCGACGGAGGCTGGAAGGACACCGTCGACCTGCGGCCCACGGAGTACGTCGACGTCGCGGTGCGCTTCACCGACTACCGCGGCCCGTACCTCCTGCACTGCCACAACCTCGAGCACGAGGACATGGCGATGATGGCCGCGTTCGCCACCACCTGA
- a CDS encoding helix-turn-helix transcriptional regulator, producing MKADIVRGHLDALLLATLSDGPLHGYAIIEALQARSGGVLDLPTGSVYPALRRLERARYISGHWSVVGGRRRRTYQLTRAGRQELARERADWSRFTTAIGGILGEPG from the coding sequence GTGAAGGCCGACATCGTACGCGGGCACCTGGACGCGCTGCTGCTCGCGACGCTCTCCGACGGACCCCTGCACGGCTACGCGATCATCGAGGCCCTGCAGGCCCGCAGCGGCGGCGTCCTCGATCTGCCCACCGGCAGCGTCTATCCGGCGCTGCGCCGCCTCGAGCGTGCGCGGTACATCTCCGGCCATTGGAGCGTCGTCGGCGGCCGCCGGCGACGCACCTACCAGCTCACCCGCGCCGGGCGGCAGGAGCTGGCCCGTGAGCGGGCCGACTGGAGCCGCTTCACCACGGCGATCGGTGGCATCCTGGGGGAGCCGGGATGA
- a CDS encoding permease prefix domain 1-containing protein: MTTLNPRTPRTPRTPRTPRTPAHGSRGDDGPVTAYVTALGRALRGPRGARRDIATELADGLRDAADAYVEAGMTAREAQLRAVRECGPVEDVAAAYAPELAAVQGRRTAAVCAVSMPATVLAWALTWSAEVPSAPGPHHQWRLGVLSDLTDWAGIAGGIAGCVLAALLMVSARRTVPVRLVLALLVVLCGGAVLVSTVSSAVMNVANAEQIEWMLAASTPAVALSLATGVVSAWQLGSLFRTANLAFRRG, from the coding sequence GTGACCACCCTGAACCCGAGGACGCCGAGGACGCCGAGGACGCCGAGGACGCCGAGGACGCCGGCACACGGAAGCCGCGGTGACGACGGACCCGTCACCGCGTACGTCACGGCGCTCGGCCGGGCGCTTCGTGGTCCGCGCGGCGCCCGGCGTGACATCGCCACCGAACTCGCCGACGGGCTGCGCGACGCCGCCGACGCCTACGTCGAGGCCGGGATGACAGCGCGGGAGGCACAGCTGCGGGCAGTCCGGGAGTGCGGGCCGGTCGAGGACGTCGCGGCGGCGTACGCCCCCGAACTCGCGGCGGTGCAGGGACGGCGGACGGCCGCGGTGTGCGCGGTGTCCATGCCGGCGACGGTGCTCGCCTGGGCACTCACGTGGAGTGCGGAGGTGCCGAGTGCGCCGGGGCCACACCACCAGTGGCGGCTGGGCGTTCTGTCCGACCTCACCGACTGGGCGGGCATCGCCGGCGGGATCGCCGGCTGCGTCCTCGCCGCGCTGTTGATGGTGTCGGCGCGCAGGACGGTGCCGGTCCGGCTCGTTCTCGCCCTGCTGGTCGTGCTGTGCGGCGGCGCGGTGCTGGTGTCCACCGTCTCCTCGGCGGTGATGAACGTCGCCAACGCCGAACAGATCGAGTGGATGCTGGCCGCCTCCACCCCGGCCGTCGCGCTCTCCCTGGCCACCGGCGTGGTCTCCGCCTGGCAGCTGGGGTCGTTGTTCCGTACCGCCAACCTCGCGTTTCGCCGCGGTTGA
- a CDS encoding serine hydrolase domain-containing protein — protein sequence MTPPPTDPLTALLEQARTDRVFSGAAWSAGTAEGPVRRGRLGTLAWGGDPVTDDTGWDLASLTKPVVGLVVMALVERGLLGLTDPVAMHLPEYAGTDKADLTVWHLLTHTSGIPGGQRLYRDHPDRDGLLAAVRDLPLRDGRPGTRVEYSSQGFIVLGLVAEAAAGRPLDTLVREYVAEPLGATDLTFNPPRERWSRTAATEECAWRGRLIQGTVHDENAEVLGGVSAHAGLFATLADVERLALALVRGGRGEHGRLLAPRTLAVMTRPATDHLNLRRSLAWQGNELLSTLPGDLMSGSAYGHAGFTGTSLWVDPELGLYVTLLTNRVHPERDPSTMPRLRPRFHNLAVTAVLGA from the coding sequence GTGACCCCGCCGCCGACCGACCCGCTGACCGCTCTGCTGGAACAGGCCCGCACCGACCGGGTGTTCTCCGGGGCGGCGTGGTCGGCCGGCACCGCCGAGGGCCCCGTCCGACGCGGGCGGCTCGGCACACTCGCCTGGGGCGGCGATCCGGTCACCGACGACACCGGCTGGGACCTCGCCTCGCTCACCAAACCCGTAGTCGGACTGGTGGTGATGGCGCTGGTCGAACGCGGCCTGCTCGGGCTCACCGACCCGGTGGCCATGCACCTGCCCGAGTACGCCGGAACGGACAAGGCCGACCTCACCGTCTGGCATCTGCTGACGCACACCTCCGGCATCCCGGGCGGGCAGCGTCTCTACCGCGACCACCCCGACCGGGACGGCCTGCTGGCCGCCGTCCGCGACCTTCCGCTGCGCGACGGCCGGCCGGGCACCCGGGTGGAGTACAGCTCCCAGGGCTTCATCGTGCTCGGCCTGGTCGCCGAGGCGGCCGCGGGACGACCGCTGGACACGCTGGTACGCGAGTACGTCGCGGAGCCGCTCGGCGCCACCGACCTCACCTTCAACCCGCCGCGGGAACGCTGGAGCCGTACCGCCGCCACCGAGGAGTGCGCCTGGCGCGGCCGGCTGATCCAGGGCACGGTGCACGACGAGAACGCCGAGGTGCTCGGCGGGGTGTCCGCACATGCGGGGCTGTTCGCCACCCTCGCAGACGTCGAACGCCTCGCGCTGGCGCTCGTCCGCGGCGGCCGCGGCGAGCACGGCCGGCTGCTGGCGCCTCGTACGCTCGCGGTGATGACCAGGCCGGCCACCGACCACCTGAACCTCCGCAGATCCCTTGCCTGGCAGGGAAACGAGCTGCTGTCGACACTGCCCGGCGACCTGATGAGCGGATCGGCGTACGGGCACGCGGGGTTCACCGGCACCAGCCTGTGGGTCGACCCCGAACTCGGGCTCTACGTCACACTGCTCACCAACCGCGTCCACCCCGAGCGTGACCCCAGCACGATGCCCCGGCTGCGGCCGCGCTTCCACAACCTCGCGGTGACGGCCGTCCTCGGCGCGTGA
- a CDS encoding enolase C-terminal domain-like protein — protein MRVAGIDVWVVNVPLTTTFASSFESKAGTTRTVVRVRDDDGLEGWGETMHGRPTAALVDRIKDQFVGADPRASATIRRTCAMVPFFYGYIGYCALAGLEMAFLDLAGKAAGVPLHLHLGGAVRDVVPLTGLLTRGAAGDVARADQPAVLADKAAEIVAAHGFTALKFKGSTDARFDVSVMEALRAKLPGTALRVDPNAVWSVPESVWAGRRLDALDLEYLEDPCAGLEGMAQVRAQIATPLCTNMCVVREEDLAPAVRMGAVDIIHADVHKWGGVGPTMNLAATCRAFGLGLNFHSGGELGISTACHLQVAAALDRLDHAVDAMYYLADGDVLTERIELSDGSLPVPQGAGLGVDVDLDRLLHYARRNEKEGDHTP, from the coding sequence ATGCGCGTCGCCGGCATCGACGTCTGGGTTGTCAACGTCCCCTTGACAACCACGTTCGCCAGCAGCTTCGAGTCGAAGGCCGGCACCACCCGCACGGTGGTCCGCGTCCGCGACGACGACGGGCTGGAGGGCTGGGGCGAGACCATGCACGGCCGGCCGACGGCGGCGCTGGTCGACCGGATCAAGGACCAGTTCGTGGGTGCCGACCCGCGGGCGAGCGCGACCATCCGGCGTACGTGCGCGATGGTGCCGTTCTTCTACGGCTACATCGGTTACTGCGCGCTGGCCGGGCTGGAGATGGCGTTCCTCGATCTCGCCGGCAAGGCCGCCGGGGTGCCACTGCACCTGCACCTCGGCGGCGCGGTCCGCGACGTCGTACCCCTCACCGGGCTGCTCACCCGCGGCGCCGCCGGTGACGTGGCCCGCGCCGACCAGCCCGCGGTGCTCGCCGACAAGGCGGCCGAGATCGTGGCGGCGCACGGGTTCACCGCGCTGAAGTTCAAGGGATCCACCGACGCGCGGTTCGACGTGTCGGTGATGGAGGCGCTGCGAGCGAAACTGCCCGGCACCGCGCTGCGGGTGGACCCCAACGCCGTGTGGTCGGTTCCGGAGTCGGTGTGGGCGGGCCGGCGCCTCGACGCCCTCGACCTTGAGTACCTCGAGGACCCGTGCGCGGGCCTGGAGGGGATGGCGCAGGTCCGCGCGCAGATCGCCACTCCCCTCTGCACCAACATGTGTGTCGTACGCGAGGAGGACCTCGCCCCCGCGGTGCGGATGGGTGCGGTCGACATCATCCACGCCGACGTGCACAAATGGGGCGGCGTGGGCCCGACGATGAACCTCGCCGCCACCTGCCGGGCGTTCGGCCTCGGCCTGAACTTCCACAGCGGCGGCGAACTGGGTATCTCCACCGCATGCCATCTCCAGGTCGCCGCGGCACTCGACCGGCTGGACCATGCCGTGGACGCGATGTACTACCTCGCCGACGGCGACGTGCTGACCGAGCGCATCGAACTGTCCGACGGAAGCCTGCCGGTACCCCAGGGTGCCGGCCTCGGCGTCGACGTCGACCTCGACCGGCTCCTCCACTACGCCCGCCGCAACGAGAAGGAGGGCGACCACACGCCGTGA